A DNA window from Nitratidesulfovibrio sp. SRB-5 contains the following coding sequences:
- a CDS encoding TrmH family RNA methyltransferase — translation MPKKHPIWGTDARDDAPRDARNDDTRDSRSRSANRNRKDGRPTGRPGEREGGRGDAPRGHGGKPGKPGERNERGERGDSRPGSGRDARPEGRGDDRRNSRPGSRPGPRDDRHGRPERPGRPPHRGKPADGRRDARSDVRPDARPSMHTDTRDILPDAPESPCSILPGVKPVLELLESDPSRVETVLIRKGKRGREVDRIVELCREARVRFIFAEAHALDRLFASGKAIAQTGSDTTEPDMAEPGMAAPHADDDLFADDDAAWDILEGRGAARDAGDDDDDLSADRTGARAGRAGRAAQSSHSSHQGVIARVFDAGFAEFGDILRDAPDAPLPLIVALDQVQDPGNVGTLARTLYALGAAGLVVVRHGGAALGGAAARAAAGALEKLPVAKVTNLARALDEADAAGYTIYAAGGAAPETDGKPGSGPRNPFTEPLRTPAVLVLGNEDSGIRPNVAKRCHFTLSIPMARDFDSLNVAQAGAILVGCFAARRQKG, via the coding sequence ATGCCCAAGAAGCACCCCATTTGGGGCACCGACGCGCGCGACGACGCGCCGCGCGATGCCCGCAACGACGATACGCGTGACAGCCGTTCCCGTTCCGCCAACCGCAACCGCAAGGATGGCCGCCCCACGGGTAGGCCCGGCGAACGCGAGGGCGGACGCGGCGATGCCCCGCGCGGCCACGGCGGCAAGCCCGGAAAGCCCGGCGAACGGAACGAACGGGGCGAACGGGGCGACTCCCGCCCCGGTTCGGGTCGTGACGCCCGCCCGGAAGGCCGTGGCGACGACCGCCGCAACTCCCGTCCCGGCTCGCGGCCCGGTCCTCGTGATGACCGGCACGGCAGGCCCGAGCGGCCTGGCCGTCCGCCACACCGGGGCAAACCCGCCGACGGACGGCGTGACGCCCGTTCCGATGTCCGCCCCGACGCGCGCCCCAGCATGCACACGGACACCCGCGACATCCTGCCCGACGCCCCGGAGTCTCCCTGCTCCATCCTGCCCGGCGTGAAGCCGGTGCTGGAGTTGCTGGAATCGGACCCCAGCCGCGTGGAGACCGTGCTTATCCGCAAGGGCAAGCGCGGGCGCGAGGTGGACCGCATCGTGGAACTGTGCCGCGAGGCGCGGGTGCGCTTCATCTTTGCCGAGGCACACGCCCTGGACCGGCTGTTCGCGTCGGGCAAGGCCATCGCGCAGACCGGCAGCGACACGACCGAACCGGACATGGCCGAGCCGGGCATGGCCGCACCCCACGCCGACGACGACCTTTTTGCCGATGACGATGCCGCCTGGGACATTCTGGAAGGCCGGGGCGCGGCACGCGACGCCGGTGACGACGATGACGACCTTTCCGCGGATCGGACCGGGGCACGCGCCGGACGCGCCGGACGCGCCGCCCAGTCTTCCCACTCTTCGCATCAGGGTGTCATTGCGCGGGTGTTCGACGCCGGGTTCGCCGAATTCGGCGACATCCTGCGCGACGCCCCCGACGCTCCGCTGCCGCTCATCGTGGCGCTGGACCAGGTGCAGGACCCCGGCAACGTGGGCACCCTGGCCCGCACCCTATACGCGCTGGGCGCGGCGGGGCTGGTGGTGGTGCGCCATGGCGGGGCCGCCCTGGGCGGGGCCGCAGCCCGCGCCGCCGCCGGTGCCCTGGAAAAGCTGCCCGTGGCCAAGGTGACCAACCTGGCCCGCGCGCTGGATGAAGCCGACGCGGCGGGCTACACCATCTATGCTGCTGGCGGGGCCGCGCCGGAAACGGACGGCAAGCCCGGCAGCGGGCCGCGCAACCCGTTCACCGAGCCGCTGCGCACCCCCGCCGTGCTGGTGCTGGGCAACGAGGACAGCGGCATCCGGCCCAACGTGGCCAAGCGCTGCCACTTCACCCTGTCCATTCCCATGGCCCGCGACTTCGATTCGCTGAACGTGGCCCAGGCCGGGGCCATCCTGGTGGGGTGCTTCGCGGCGCGCCGCCAGAAGGGATAG
- the fliP gene encoding flagellar type III secretion system pore protein FliP (The bacterial flagellar biogenesis protein FliP forms a type III secretion system (T3SS)-type pore required for flagellar assembly.): MAAVRPLVPASCDLPVGHAPLPGSPQLPGATRPASACRLLSLVTALLLPLSLLSLLGGGVAHAAQDLVMPTMQLTLGAGQTEPEKVSLLLEILFMLTVLSLAPAIMLTVTSFTRIIIVFHFIRQALGVQQLPPSQVLASLAIFMTVVIMMPVGKQINDTALQPYLEERIGFNEALDKAQVPLRSFMFKHTREKDLSIFYAITKMEQPRTKEEVPTVMLAAAYVISELKTGFTIGFLIYIPFLVLDMVVSSILLAMGMMMLPPMMVSMPFKLLLFVMVDGWALLVGSLVNSFAV; this comes from the coding sequence GTGGCAGCCGTCCGCCCCCTTGTCCCGGCTTCCTGCGACCTGCCCGTGGGCCACGCCCCTCTGCCGGGCAGTCCCCAACTACCCGGCGCCACCCGTCCCGCCTCCGCCTGCCGCCTGCTTTCCCTGGTCACCGCGCTGCTGCTGCCCCTGTCGCTTCTGTCGTTGCTGGGCGGCGGCGTGGCCCATGCCGCGCAGGACCTGGTCATGCCCACCATGCAGCTTACCCTTGGCGCGGGCCAGACCGAGCCGGAAAAGGTCTCGCTGCTGCTCGAAATCCTGTTCATGCTCACGGTGCTGTCGCTGGCCCCGGCCATCATGCTTACCGTGACCAGCTTCACCCGCATCATCATCGTGTTTCACTTCATCCGTCAGGCGCTGGGCGTGCAGCAGCTGCCGCCCTCGCAGGTGCTGGCCAGCCTTGCCATTTTCATGACGGTGGTGATCATGATGCCCGTGGGCAAGCAGATCAACGACACCGCCCTGCAACCCTACCTCGAGGAGCGCATCGGCTTCAACGAGGCGCTGGACAAGGCCCAGGTGCCGCTACGCTCGTTCATGTTCAAGCACACCCGCGAGAAGGATCTGTCGATCTTCTACGCCATCACCAAGATGGAGCAGCCGCGCACCAAGGAAGAGGTGCCCACGGTGATGCTGGCCGCCGCCTACGTCATCAGCGAACTGAAGACCGGGTTCACCATCGGCTTCCTGATCTACATCCCGTTCCTGGTGCTGGACATGGTGGTGTCCAGCATCCTGCTGGCCATGGGCATGATGATGCTGCCGCCCATGATGGTCTCCATGCCCTTCAAGCTGCTGCTCTTCGTCATGGTGGACGGGTGGGCGCTGCTGGTGGGGTCGTTGGTCAACAGTTTCGCGGTCTGA
- the fliQ gene encoding flagellar biosynthesis protein FliQ, with amino-acid sequence MTPEMVIAFARQSIEIALLISMPMLGVGLVVGVVVSIIQAATQIQEMTLSFIPKIVSIFLALLISFPWIMDKMITYTREVFLNIPNYIR; translated from the coding sequence ATGACGCCGGAAATGGTCATTGCCTTCGCGCGCCAGTCCATTGAAATCGCCCTGCTCATCTCTATGCCCATGCTGGGCGTGGGGTTGGTGGTGGGCGTGGTGGTCAGCATCATTCAGGCCGCCACCCAGATCCAGGAGATGACCCTGTCGTTCATCCCCAAGATCGTCTCCATCTTTCTTGCGCTGCTCATCTCGTTTCCGTGGATCATGGATAAAATGATTACCTACACGCGCGAGGTGTTTCTGAATATTCCCAATTACATCCGGTAG